A window of Neorhizobium galegae bv. orientalis str. HAMBI 540 genomic DNA:
CCTCCGGTGTGGTGCTGGTGATCGCACTTTACACGGCCGGCTGGTTCTATGGCGCCTCAGTGCTGAAGGAGCGGACGCTGAGCCTGCTCGGCAGCCAGGAAAGCCGCGGCATCTCGGCCGAATGCGCCGACGCGGACTATCGTGGCTATCCCTTCCGGATCGGCCTGTTCTGCTCGAAAGTATCGGTCGACGACCGCACCAACGGCATTTCCGCAATGTTCGGATCCCTGCGGTCCGCCGCCCAGGTCTACAATCCCGGCCATATCGTCTGGGAACTCGATTCGCCGATCGAGATCCGCACCGGCCACGGACTTTCGGTCTCGACAACCTGGGAGAATTTCCAGTCGAGCCTGATCACCCGGTTTCGCGGGGTGGAACGCACTTCGACGATGATCGAGAACGCGAAGACGAACATCCTATCGTCGGCAACCGGCCAGGCCTTCAATATCAGCGCCGGTCACACCGAAATCCATCTGCGCCAGAACGGCAACGACCTCGATGCGGCTCTGACACTCCAAAACACCGATGTGGTGATGAAGGACCTGCCGCAGCTTCTGCCGCGATTCACGGCCAATCTCGACCTGACCTTGACCGGTCGCGCCGGCATGATCGACGGATCCGATCCGAACGGAACCGCTCTCTATGGCACTCAGGGCCAGATGCGCAGTGTTTCGGCTGATCTCGGTGATGGCAAGCTGATCACCGTTTCCGGTCCCTTTTCCTTCGACGAGCAGGGCTACCTGTCGGGCAAGCTGAAACTCCGGGTCGAGCAGATCGATGCCTGGCGCGACAGCCTGAGCCAGGCGTTTCCGCAGATCGCCCCAACGCTGAAGACCGCCGCCAACATGCTGTCCGCCCTCGGCCGCGGCAAGAGCGCGTCGCTCGACCTCACCATCAACCGCGGCAAGGTATTCGCCGGCGGCTTCATCCAGATCGGCGAAATCCCGCCGATCTGACCGGGGTCACATCCTGATATCACTTCTTGGCGTCGAGTGAATGGCGGCCGAAATCCGGAGCGTCGACATCTTGGCCGGCCTGGACGATCGAGCGGCGGATAGCGCGGGTGCGGGTGAAGAGCTCGAACAGCTTGTCGCCCTCGCCCCAGCGGATCGCCCGCTGCAGATAGGCAAGATCTTCCGAAAAGCGCGCCAGCATTTCCAGGATCGCATCCTTGTTGTGCAGGCAGACATCCCGCCACATGGTGGGATCGGAAGCCGCAAGGCGGGTGAAATCGCGGAAGCCGGAGGCGGAATATTTGATGACTTCTGCGTCGGTCACCGTCTCGAGATCGTCCGCCGTGCCGACAATATTGTAGGCAATGATATGCGGCAGGTGGGAGACGATCGCCAGAACCTTGTCATGGTGCTGCGGGTCCATCTCGTCGATGCGCGAGCCGAGCGCCATCCAGAAGGACTTCAGCGTGTCGAGGGCCGCCTGGTCCGTATCCGGCAGCGGCGTGAAGATGCACCAGCGGTCCCGGAACAGGCCGACGAAGCCGGCATCCGGTCCGGATTTTTCGGTGCCCGCCAGCGGGTGGCCCGGAATGAAATGCACGCCTTCCGGCATATGCGGCGCCATCTGCGCGATGACGGAAGCCTTGGTGGAACCGACATCGGTGACGATGGCGCCAGCCTTCAGGCTACCGGCGATCTGCCTGGCGACGGCCTCCGATGCGCCGACCGGCACCGAGACGATGACGAGATCGGCATCTTTCACCGCGTCGGCGGCTGAGGAAACATAGTGCGTGCCGAGCGCCAGCTCTTCGGCGCGTTTCAGGGTTTCGGCGCTGCGCGTGGAAATCACCACCTCACCGGCCAAGCCAAGTTCCTTGACGTCACGGGCGATCGACGAGCCGATCAGGCCGATGCCGATCAGCGCGATCCGGTCGAAAAGCGGCGTGCTCATGCGCTTTTGCCCATGAATTCGCCGAGCGTTTCGATGACGCCGCGATTGGCCTCCTCCGAGCCGATCGTCATGCGCAGGGCGTTCGGAAAACCGTAACCGCGGACGGCGCGAAGGATATAACCGCGGCTGGTGAGGAACGCATCCGCTTCCGGCGCCCGCTTGCCGTCGACATCCGGGAAATGGATGAGCACGAAATTGGCGACCGAAGGCGTGACCTTCAGACCGATCGTCTCCAGCGCATGGGTGAGCTTGCCCTGCCAGAGATTGTTATGCTCGACTGCCTTTTCGACGAAAGCCTGGTCGCGGATGGCGGCGGCACCCGCGGCAATCGCCGGGGCGTTCATGTTGAACGGGCCGCGCACACGGTTGAGCGCGTCGAGAATGCCGGCCGGGCCGTACATCCAGCCGATGCGCAGCGCCGCAAGCCCGTAGACCTTGGAGAAGGTGCGGGTCATCACGACGTTCCTGTTGGACGACACCAGTTCGAGGCCGGCTTCGTAATCGTTCTTGCGCACATATTCCGCGTAGGCCGCGTCGAGCACGAGGATGACGCTCTTCGGCAGCCCGGCATGCAGGCGGCGGATATCGGCGACCGGAACATAGGTGCCGGTCGGATTGCCCGGATTGGCGATGAACACCATCTTCGTCTTGTCGGTGACGGCGGCGAGGATCGCGTCGACATCGACGGTGCGATCCTTCTCCTTCACCTCGACCACAGTGGCGCCGGCGCCCATGATCTGGATCTTGTAGACGAGGAAACCGTGTTCGGTGATGATCGCTTCGTCGCCGGTGCCGAGATAGACGTGGCAGAGCAGGCCCAGCAGCTCGTCGGAACCGTTGCCGCACATGATGTTTGCGACATTGAGCCCGTGCACCGAGGCGATCGCCTCGCGCAGCGCCATCGCCTGGCCGTCGGGATAAAGTTCGAGATTGCCCGCCGCCTGCTTGAAAGCGTCGATCGCCTTCGGGCTGGCGCCGAGCGGCGTCTCGTTGGACGAAAGCTTGAAGACGCGCGCCACGCCCGGAGCATGTTCCTTGCCGGGCACATAGGCGGCGATATCCAGGATGCCTGGACGCGGAACGGGCTCACTCGTGACGATGCTCATCGGATCAACCTTTTTGGAAAGCCTGAACGGCGGGTGTGATCCAGTGGGATTAAAGCCGAAAATCGCCTTTGTCGAGGGGTGGGGAATGGTCGGCGCAGCCGACGAAACGATCTGGTGAATCGTTTCGAATGACGAACGCCCTGAGCCAAAGCGAAGGGCCGGAGAATGCAGTCGGACGAGGGGCGGCCCTCACCGCGTTCGCGTCGTCGGCACGCCCTGGGGCGCCAGCACCGGCACGAAGACGCGGCGCGACGCACGGGCGGCGACCGGCAGGCCCTGGTAGAGGCGCTTCTGGGCCTCCACCACGATCACCCCCGAAAACACCGGCCAGAAGCGGCGCCCCAGGCGCTCGAAGGCCTGGCGCAGCTTCAGCACCGCGCGGATCTTCGACGGCGGGAAGAACAGTGCCTCGGCGCTGGCGCCGGGCGTGAAATTGGTCTCGCGCAGCAGCGAGGTGAGCTGCCCGCGCGAATAGGGCCGGCCGGAACCGAACGGCGTATGCTCCATGCGGGCCCAGACGCCGCGCCGGTTGGGCACGACGATGACCAGCCGCCCGCCGGGCGCCAGCACCCGCCAGAGTTCCTTCAAGGTCTCCCGCGGATTTTCGGCAAATTCCAGCGAATGCACCATCAGCACACGATCGACGGAAGAGTCCGGCAGCGGCAGTTCCTCGTCGAAGACGAGGGCCGTCGAGGAAAGCTCGCTGACCGGCCAGTTCACCGCCCCCTGCCCTGCCGGCATGAAGGCGAAAGTGCGTTCTGTATCGGCGCGGAAACGGTCGAGATAGGGCACGGCGTAACCAAGGCCCACCAGCCGCTCCTCCGGCAGCCTCGCCCAGAGCGAAGACAGCGCGAACGTGATCGACTGCTCAGCGAGATGGCCGAGGGGCGAGTGATAGAATTCGCGAAGATCGACGATATCCGTGTGCATGCGTGATTTGGTACCAGACGGCGGTTGGACTTCAAGGGACCAGTCTCTACATTGTGACGCAAAACACTTTCAGCAATGGGGTTATGTTATGAGACCACTGGAACTCGAAGTTTTTTCATGCCGCAGCGATAATTACGGCGTCCTCGTGCACGATCCGGAAAGCGGCCTGACGGCCTCGATCGATGCCCCGGAGGAAAAGCCGATCCTGGACGCGGCGGCCCGGCGCGGCTGGAAGATCACCCACATCTTCACCACCCATCACCACGGCGACCACGTGGAAGCCAACCTGGCGCTCAAGGAAAAGTTCGGGCTGGAGATCATCGGCCCGTTCAACGAGGCCGTGGCGATCCCCGGCCTCGACAAGACCATGGCGGATGGCGACGAATTCCAGTTCGGCGAACATCTCGTCTGCGTCATCGAGACGCCGGGCCACACCGCCGGCCATATCTGCTACCATTTCCCGGACGACAAGATCCTGTTCGCGGCAGACACCCTGTTTGCGCTCGGCTGCGGCCGGCTGTTCGAACGCCCGGCCGCCGATATGTGGCACTCGCTGCAGAAGCTCGCCGTCCTGCCGGACGAGACGGCCGTCTATTTCGGTCACGAATATACGCTTTCAAATGCGAAATTCGCATTGAGCGTCGATCCGGACAATGAACGCCTGCAGGCGCGCGCCAGCGAGATCGAGGCACAGCGCGCGGCCGGCCGGTTCACCATTCCGACGACGATCGGGCTGGAGAAGGAAACCAATCCTTTCCTGCGCGCCACCGACCCGGCCATCCGTCGCAACCTGGTGATGGAGAGCAAATCCAACGAGGAAGTGTTTGCCGAGATCCGCAAGCGCAAGGACAACTTCTGAATGAAGCCGGAAGAGATTATCGCCACGCTCGGCATGCAGCGGCATCCGGAAGGCGGCTGGTATGTCGAGACGTTTCGCGACGAAGACGGCGGTGCACGTGGCCATTCGACGGCGATCTATTACCTGCTGGAAGCGGGCGAACGCTCCCATTGGCATCGGGTTCGCGATGCGGCGGAGGTCTGGCATTTCTATGCCGGCGATCCGCTGCGACTGCGGATTTCCGAGGGCGAGACGGTCGAAGAGGTGAGGCTCGGCTCCGATCTCGCCAGGGGCGAACGGCCGCAGGCCGTGGTCCCGGCGAACGCCTGGCAGGCAGCGGAACCGCTTGGCCGCTTCACGCTGGTCGGCTGTACGGTCGCACCAGGCTTTCAGTTTTCGAGCTTCGAGATGGCACCGCCGGGCTGGGAGCCAACAGGCTAAGACAACGGCAGGCCGGCAACTGCCAACGTAAAAATCAGCTGTGCCGCGAAGTAAGTGCCCCACACGAACGGCTTCAGCCTCGCCATGACAGGCGCATCCGGCTTCACCAGGAACTTCTGGATCGCCAGTGCAGTGTCGGACATGACGAACAGCGCAGCGCCGGCCGCTGGCAGGATCGGCTTCACCGCCAGCGCCGAAAGCGCCATGGCGAGGATCGCGATCCCATAGGCAGTGACGGGGATGGCAAGCCGTCCGGCAGGGCGCCGCAACATGAAAAACGTCATGCCTGTCAGCACAACGAAAATCCATGCCGCCGTATAACGCCAGGCGGAGGCGACGAGTAGGCTCGGTTCTATCGACGGCCAGAACAGCGCCGCATAGGCAATATGCGAAGCGAGGAAGGCCGCGAGCCCGGCGACGAAAGCTGGCTCTCCCTCGTAGGCGAGGCAGGCGTCTCCGAGTGCACCGAGCGCCAGCGCTGCGACGAACAGCGCCGGCGCGCCGGAAAGACCGGCGTAGAGCACAAGCAGCAAGACTGGTAAGGTCTTCAGCACCGCGCGAAGATGGCCCGCCGGCCTTTTCAGCCAGCGGAAATAATGGATCGCAAGCGCGATCGAGGCGGCCAGCAGCGCCCATAACAACAGATACATCTCTTCCCCCACGTCCCCGACCCTTCAGGAACGCCTATTCGGCCGCGGCTTCCGCAATTGGCTTCGGCCGGAACATATCCCGAGCCGCCAGCACCGCCCCTCCGGTGATCAGCAGGCAGGCCAACAGGACGTTCCAGTTCGCTTCGGCAAAACCCGATGCGACCAGAATCAGCGTCGACAACAGCGGCGCCGCATAACTTGCCGCGCCGATGATCTGGATATCGCCGTTCTTGACCCCGTAGTCCCAGGCATAGAAGGCCGCACCGACCGGCAGCAGGCCAAGCCCGACGACCGCTGTCCACTCACCACTATTGGCGGGCCAGACGGTCGTCTCGAGCGCCAGATGGCAGATCAGCGAGAGCAGCGACGTGCCGAGGCAGAAACCGGTAACGACATCGGTCGAAACCCGATCGAAGCGCCGCGTCAGCAGCGAATAGCCCGACCAGGTGAAGGCGCAGAGAAAGGCCGCCCCGTAACCCGTGAGATAGGCGCCGTCGAAGGCAAGCCCGTTGCGGGAAACGATGGCGATCGTGCCGCAAAGCCCGGCGACCGCGCCAGCCACGTGATACCAGCGCAGCCTTTCGCCCGGCAGCAAGGCCGAACCAACGACGATGAACAGCGGCCAGAGATAGGCGATCAGCCCCGCTTCGACCGCCGGCGCGTTGCGGAGCGCCGTGAAATACAGAAAATGATAACCGAACAGGCCGCCGATGCCGGTGATCCACACTTTCGGTGGCTGCTTCAGGAAAGCAATACGCTCAGGCTTGACGATAAAAAGTACGATACCCGGCAGGCTGCCGATCGCGAACGTCATCGCGCTCATCTGGAAAGGCGGCACTTTTCCGGATGCGGCCGTCATCAGGGCCAGCAGCGACCACATCAGGATCGCCGTAAAACCGATCAACGTTCCCCGGATTTTCACCCCTGCCCCCTTGGGCGCCCGGGCGGGCGCCTTATTCAACCGCCATATTTGACGGCTGTCACGTAAACCTGCCCCATCCTTGTCGGGATGACGGCGTAGACCGGAGCATATACATTTACCGATTGCGCTTTGGCAAACCAGATTTCCATCGGCGTCTTGCGCAAATATTCGATATCGCTGCGCCCGCGCTTGAAGCCCGATCTCGGAAGGTAGCGGATCGAACAGACGATCGCCTCACCCTTGAAACCGTCGGTCGAAAACGGTCTGGTGCCCTTCGGTGTCAACACCAGGTCCATGCGCGACTCACCGTCATAGATCGGCAGCCGACTGGGGCAGACCTTGGCGTCGCCCGGGAAGATGAGGCCGCTCAACGGGTCGAGAACAGCGTGCAGGTCCTTTTCCGTCACGGGAATCCAGGTTTCCGGATTGCGGGTCGGCTCGGGCTTGACAGTCGTCTCGGTGACATTGCCGTTACGGTACTCGACGTCGTAGACACGCGTTCGACGGCCGGCGCTGTAAACGAGGTTGTAGCGCTCGGCCTGCAGCTTGTCGGCCTGCATGCGCCCGCTGACGCTGGTCTCGGCGGAGATGCGGCTGATGATGTTGACGATTCCGGCCGATTTGAACGTTCCGGTGATCTTGTAGTCGCTGCTGTTGAATTCGCTCGCGAATGACGCCTTGGCGATCGGCAGGATCCCGAGCGAAATATCGTATTCGCTAACATGCCGGATTTCCGCCGAGCCGAGCGGAACGGTCGTGAACCCGAAGACGAACACGAAGGCACTGACGAAACAGCCGTGAAGGTTCATGATTCTGCCCTGACCGATGAGGACGCCGAAAAGCGTCTTCCTGGAGACATATAGACGGTGCATCATGGCAAGAAAATAGCGGCGTCAGGGCACTGGCAGCGGATTCTCTTAGGGTTAGGCCAAGGTTTTGGCTTGACGCGACGAGCCCCACTGACTATAGAACCGCAACTTTCCACTCAGGACCAGTTGGATCGGCGCACCGGGCATTGCCCGGAAGTACCATCCGATTGCAGAAGAACAAAGGTGTATCCATGTCTCGTGTGTGCGAACTGACCGGCAAGGGCGTTCAGACCGGCAACAACGTAAGCCACGCCAACAACAAGACCCGCCGTCGGTTCCTGCCGAACCTGTGCCAGGTCACGTTGATCTCCGACGCTCTCGGCCAGCGTTATCGCCTGCGCGTTTCGGCGCACGCTCTGCGCTCCGTCGAACATCGTGGCGGCCTCGATGCCTTCCTGTTGAAGTCCGACGAGACCGAACTGTCGATGCGCGCCCGCCTGCTGCGCCGCCAGATCGTCAAGAAGACCGCCGAAGTCGCTGCTGCGGCCTGATCGGTCTGACGACAAATCATTCGGCTTTGAACAAGGCTTGAACGGGTAATACCGGCCAGGCCTTTTCTCTTGGCCTTCATAAAACTCCAACTGGTGGCATCACCCAGGATAAAAAAATGCTGAGCTCACGCTATACTTTCATCTATGCCCTGCTGATGGCGGCCATCGTCGGCGCCTCCAATTTCCTAGTGCAGTTTCCGGTCACGGGAACGCTCTGGGGCATCGCCCTTGGCGATCTCCTTACCTGGGGCGCGTTCACCTATCCGGTCGCATTCCTGATCACCGACCTGACCAATCGCCAGTTCGGTCCCTCGATTGCGCGACGTGTCGTGCTTGTCGGTTTCGTCGTCGGCGTCGCGCTGTCCTTCTGGATTTCCGTTCCGCGTATCGCGATCGCATCCGGCACCGCCTTTCTGATCGGCCAGCTTCTCGACATCTCGGTGTTCAATGAACTGCGCCGCAAGACCTGGTGGAAGGCGCCGCTGGCGGCATCGCTGATCGGCACGGTAGTCGATACGATCCTGTTCTTCTCGCTGGCCTTCGCCCCGCTCTTCGCCTTCATCGGCCCGAACGAGAATTTCGCGATCCAATCCGCACCGATCCTCGGCGCGTTTGCCGCAGAAGCCCCGCGCTGGATCTCCTGGGCGCTCGGCGACCTCGTGGTCAAGATCCTAGTCGGCGTCGTCCTGCTCCTGCCCTATGGCGCACTGATGAACGTGCTGAAGCCGATGCCGCAGGTCGCTCCGGCCAGCTAACTCAAGCGCAGACATTTCGCTTGGCGTCATTGCGTCAGGCGGAATTCCAGCATCACGTTACGCTGCAGCAGATTGCCGTTATCATCCGAAATCAGGATGAGGTGCGGCTTGCCCTCCGGCCCGGTGATGACGTCGAGCCCTTCCATGTTGTCGATGGCATAACCCATGTCGGCATCGACCAGCACTTCGCCGTCGACGACGACGCCGGGGCGGATGCTGTCGCCCTTGATGAGGCGGATGCGCATGCCGAGACCGCCGAGAAAGCTGAAGCGGCGTTCGAGCAGCAGGAAATCGCCGTTCGGCAGGAAGGCGCCATCGGTCGCGTCGAAGGGATCGTGCCGCACCACTGTGAACACGCCCTTGAGCGGCCCCTCCAGGATGGCGGCGAAAAGGTTCCCCTGGTCATCGAGGCTATGCTCGGTGACGACGATGGGCGATCCCTTGAGCGGACCGGTCTGGGGCGAGATAGCCACCGTCTCCATGCCCGCATTCATCCGGAACTCGTGGCGGGGGATCGGGAGATCGAGGCTCTTCAGGGGAGCGGAGGTCTCGAACCCCGGATCGGGATAGGCATCGACGCGATGCAGTTGCTCGAAGCTGACGATCGCGTGGCCGTCCCTCAGCGCCAGGCCCTCGGCGTCCGAAGTGTATTTCGAACCGACCCGGCCGCCGCGGATGAGGATCGGATTGATGGCGAGATCGGTGAGGTTGGCGAGGCGCCCCTTGGCATCCCGCTCGATGCGGCCGGTCAGCCAGGAACCGGTATCGAGCACCGACACGAACCTTTCGCCATCGGCGCGAAAACGGATGCTCGACAGCGACTGCAGCCGGCTATCGGACGATGAAAATTCGATTCCACCGAGAAATTCGAGCGATCCAAAGCGTGTTTCCGCCGAACCGCGCTTGAATTCGGTGATCGCGCGCGCCCTGACCGAGATATTTTCGGTGGCCGGCGCCACCGGGAAAGCGATGACGCCAAAAAGGCCGGCCCAGACGACGAGGCGGGAAAGTTTCAAGCGGCGGACCTCAGCTGGCCCGTCGCATGCGGCCCTGCTGCCTGCCGTTTTCCGCAAACAGTTCGGCGAGCTGCTCGGTCATCGCCCCGGCAAGCTCGTCCGCATCGACGATCGTCACGGCCTTGCGATAGTAGCGCGTCACGTCGTGGCCGATACCGATCGCCAGCAGCTCCACCGGCGAGCGCGTCTCGATCTGTTCGATCACCGCGCGCAGATGCCGTTCGAGATAATTGCCCGGATTGACCGACAGCGTCGAATCGTCGACCGGCGCGCCATCCGAGATCATCATCAGGATCTTGCGCTGCTCGCGGCGGGCGATCAGGCGGTTATGCGCCCACATCAGCGCCTCGCCGTCGATGTTTTCCTTGAGCAGGCCTTCGCGCATCATCAGGCCGAGATTGCGGCGCGAACGGCGCCATGGCGCATCCGCCGACTTATAGACGATATGGCGCAGGTCGTTGAGGCGGCCGGGCGTCGGCGGCTTGCCGCTTGCCAGCCACTTTTCGCGCGCCTGCCCGCCCTTCCAGGCCTTGGTGGTGAAGCCGAGAATCTCGACCTTGACGCCGCAGCGCTCCAGCGTGCGGGCAAGGATGTCGGCGCAGGTGGCGGCAACCGTAATCGGCCGGCCGCGCATCGAGCCGGAATTGTCGATGACCAGGGTGACGACCGTATCGCGGAACTGCGTATCGCGCTCCTTCTTGAAGGAGAGCGGCTGCATCGGATCGATGATCAGGCGCACCAGACGGGCCGGATCGAGATACCCCTCTTCGAGATCGAAGTCCCAGGAGCGGTTCTGCTGCGCCATCAGGCGGCGCTGCAGGCGGTTGGCAAGCCGGCCGACGGCGCCCTGAAGATGGGCAAGCTGCTTGTCGAGGAACGCCCGCAGCCGGTCGAGTTCCGCTTCGTCGCAAAGCTCTTCGGCCGTGATTTCCTCGTCGAATTCCTGGGTGAAGATCTTGTAGTCGACCTTCTCGTTGAAATCGTCGAACGGGCTGTTGGGCCGCCGGGTCTCTCCGGGCGTCTCGGAATGTTCGTCGCTGTCGTCCGACATGTCGTCGTCGGACATTTCCGCGCCGTCCATCTCGCCGTCGTCCATTTCCTCGTCGGAAGCGTCGCTCTGCTCGGCAGGCGCAGCGTCGGAACCCGCTTCTTCCTCGACCTCGTCGTTCTCGGTCTCGTTGCTGCGCGGCTGGTCTTCCTGGTCCGGGTTCTCCATCTCCTCCGGATCGGTATCGTCGTCGGCAAACTCCTCCGCCATCTGCATGGAGGTCAGCATGTGCCGCACCAGCTTGGCGAACGCCTGCTGGTCCTCGATCACATTTCCGAGATTGTCGAGATCGCCGGCCGCCTTGTCCTCGATGAACGGGCGCCAGAGATCGAGCACCTTGCCGGCACTCGCCGGCGGCTTGATGCCGGTGAGCTTCTCGCGCACCAGCATGGCGACCGCTTCGCCGATCGGCGCATCTTCCTGCCGTTCGACGCCAGAGAAATTCGCCTTCGAATATTTTTCGGCATGCATCGAACTGAGGTTCGATGCCATGCCGGCCATGCGCAATGCGCCGATCGACTCGACGCGCGCCTGCTCGACGGCATCAAAGACGACGCGTGCATCGGCGCCCTGCGGCGACATGCTGGCATGCACGTTGGTATCGTGGCAGGCGATCCGCAGCGCCATGGAATCGCCGAGCCCGCGGGTCACCGCGAGCTCGTGTGCCGTCGGTCGCTTGGAGATTTCCGGCAGGCGGATGCGCTCGCCGGCAAGGCCCGGACGCTCGTTGGCGAACGTGACCTCGACTTCGTTATTGCCGGCAATCGAGCGCACGCAGCCGCTAATTGCCCGCCGCAACGGTTCGGTATCGACCGGACCGCCGGATTTGGCTTTCGAATTGTCTCCGCGACCTGCCATGATCTCGTCTCCGCTTAGGCTCCGAGAACGATGTTGGCGGCACTTTCCTTCAGCTCGACGCCGAAGGCGCGCTGGTACTGTTCGGCGACCAGCGTGCGTTCCAGTTCGTCGCACTTGTTGAGGAAGGTGATGCGGAAGGCGAACGCGATGTCACCGAAAATCTCGGCGTTTTCCGCCCAGGTGATGACGGTACGCGGGCTCATGACGGTCGAGAGATCGCCGTTGATGAAGGCCGAACGGGTAAGATCCGCGACGCGCACCATCTTCGACACGGTCTCGCGGCCCTCGGCCGTGCGACCGAAGGACTTGACCTTGGCGGCGACGATGTCGACTTCCTTCTGGTGCGGCAGATAGTTCAGCGTCGTCACGATCGACCAGCGGTCCATCTGTGCCTGGTTGATCTGCTGCGTGCCGTGATAAAGGCCGGTCGTGTCCCCGAGGCCTACCGTATTGGCGGTCGCGAAGATGCGGAATGCCGGGTGAGGACGGATGACACGGCTCTGGTCGAGCAGGGTCAGGCGACCGGAGGATTCCAGAACGCGCTGGATGACGAACATGACGTCCGGGCGGCCGGCATCGTATTCGTCGAAGACGAGCGCGACATTGTGCTGGTAGGCCCAGGGCAGGATGCCGTCCTTGAATTCGGTGACCTGCTTGCCATCCTTCAGCACGATCGCGTCCTTGCCGACGAGATCGATACGGCTGACATGGCTGTCGAGGTTGATACGCACGCACGGCCAGTTGAGGCGAGCTGCGACCTGCTCGATATGGGTGGACTTGCCGGTGCCGTGGAAGCCGGACACCATGACGCGTCGGTTATGTGCAAAGCCGGCGAGAATAGCGAGCGTCGTATCGCGGTCGAACAAGTAGTCCGGGTCGAGATCCGGTACGTAGGGGTCGCCGCTGCTATATGCCGGAACCCTGATATCGCTGTCGATGCCGAAGACTTCCCTGACCGAAACGGTGGTATCGGGAAGGTTGGAAATATCTAGATCAATCTTACTCATCGTCTCTCCAAGGCGCGAGCCGCCGCCCGGCCGTCATCCTTACTGCCATAATTTTTACGGCTTAGCAGAAACCCGCCTGCTTCAACAACTGATATGCTTGAATGACGGCACGAAAACGTTCTTCCGAACCGCGGTCGCCGCCATTCGCATCCGGATGATGTTTCTTGACCAGTTCCTTGTAGCGGGTCTTGATCTCCGCCGCGGACGCATTGGCCGCCAACTCCATCGTATCGAAGGCTTTGGCTTCCAATGTCTTCAGCTTGCGCCCCTGCGTCTGGAAACGGGGGCCGGCCGCCCGCGCACTGGACACGAAGCCGAACGGATCCCTGAAGCGCTGCTGGGCGCCGGTAGCGCCGGCAGCCCCTGAACGCGCCGTCGAGTGAAGCGGGGCATCCTTGGCGGCCTTGTTGACGCCGACGGTCCAGGTCGGACGATGGCCGGTGATCGCCTCTTTCTGGTAACGGGCGATCTCGCTGTCCGAGAGGCCGGAGAAATAGTTATAGCCCTTGTTGTATTCCCTGACGTGTTCGAAACAGAACAGAAAGAACTGGCCTTCCGCGTTGCGGCCAACGGGTGCGCGATGGACGCCGGGCTTGTCGCACCCGTCCCATTGGCAAGTGGGCGCTTCAGGCACAGCTTCCTGCTGCCTGTTCTTGCGCGTCCGGATGCGGTCGAAATATTTGGAATCTAGTTTCATAAGGCCCTCATTATGGGGCGACGAAGAGGGCGCGGCAAGAATTGACAAAGTCCTTTCTTACTGGTTTGTGAGATGCCCTTTTGCGTCGCAACGGAGACCGCGATGTCCGTCAAATCCCGAATCGAAATCACGCTTACCGACAATCTTGAGCCGGAACGGCTGATCGTCATCGATGAAAGCCATCAGCACGCCGGCCATCAGCCCGACATCACCGGAACCGGCGAAACCCATATGCGGGTTCGCATCGTTTCGAAAAAATTTTCCGGAATGAGCCGGCTCGACCGACATCGGACGGTGAATGCCCTACTGAAGCCGGAACTCGACG
This region includes:
- a CDS encoding prephenate/arogenate dehydrogenase family protein, whose amino-acid sequence is MSTPLFDRIALIGIGLIGSSIARDVKELGLAGEVVISTRSAETLKRAEELALGTHYVSSAADAVKDADLVIVSVPVGASEAVARQIAGSLKAGAIVTDVGSTKASVIAQMAPHMPEGVHFIPGHPLAGTEKSGPDAGFVGLFRDRWCIFTPLPDTDQAALDTLKSFWMALGSRIDEMDPQHHDKVLAIVSHLPHIIAYNIVGTADDLETVTDAEVIKYSASGFRDFTRLAASDPTMWRDVCLHNKDAILEMLARFSEDLAYLQRAIRWGEGDKLFELFTRTRAIRRSIVQAGQDVDAPDFGRHSLDAKK
- a CDS encoding lysoplasmalogenase; this translates as MYLLLWALLAASIALAIHYFRWLKRPAGHLRAVLKTLPVLLLVLYAGLSGAPALFVAALALGALGDACLAYEGEPAFVAGLAAFLASHIAYAALFWPSIEPSLLVASAWRYTAAWIFVVLTGMTFFMLRRPAGRLAIPVTAYGIAILAMALSALAVKPILPAAGAALFVMSDTALAIQKFLVKPDAPVMARLKPFVWGTYFAAQLIFTLAVAGLPLS
- the gloB gene encoding hydroxyacylglutathione hydrolase, translated to MRPLELEVFSCRSDNYGVLVHDPESGLTASIDAPEEKPILDAAARRGWKITHIFTTHHHGDHVEANLALKEKFGLEIIGPFNEAVAIPGLDKTMADGDEFQFGEHLVCVIETPGHTAGHICYHFPDDKILFAADTLFALGCGRLFERPAADMWHSLQKLAVLPDETAVYFGHEYTLSNAKFALSVDPDNERLQARASEIEAQRAAGRFTIPTTIGLEKETNPFLRATDPAIRRNLVMESKSNEEVFAEIRKRKDNF
- a CDS encoding class I SAM-dependent methyltransferase — its product is MHTDIVDLREFYHSPLGHLAEQSITFALSSLWARLPEERLVGLGYAVPYLDRFRADTERTFAFMPAGQGAVNWPVSELSSTALVFDEELPLPDSSVDRVLMVHSLEFAENPRETLKELWRVLAPGGRLVIVVPNRRGVWARMEHTPFGSGRPYSRGQLTSLLRETNFTPGASAEALFFPPSKIRAVLKLRQAFERLGRRFWPVFSGVIVVEAQKRLYQGLPVAARASRRVFVPVLAPQGVPTTRTR
- the hisC gene encoding histidinol-phosphate transaminase → MSIVTSEPVPRPGILDIAAYVPGKEHAPGVARVFKLSSNETPLGASPKAIDAFKQAAGNLELYPDGQAMALREAIASVHGLNVANIMCGNGSDELLGLLCHVYLGTGDEAIITEHGFLVYKIQIMGAGATVVEVKEKDRTVDVDAILAAVTDKTKMVFIANPGNPTGTYVPVADIRRLHAGLPKSVILVLDAAYAEYVRKNDYEAGLELVSSNRNVVMTRTFSKVYGLAALRIGWMYGPAGILDALNRVRGPFNMNAPAIAAGAAAIRDQAFVEKAVEHNNLWQGKLTHALETIGLKVTPSVANFVLIHFPDVDGKRAPEADAFLTSRGYILRAVRGYGFPNALRMTIGSEEANRGVIETLGEFMGKSA
- a CDS encoding DUF2125 domain-containing protein: MAASSRTGVSGKLWLLASGVVLVIALYTAGWFYGASVLKERTLSLLGSQESRGISAECADADYRGYPFRIGLFCSKVSVDDRTNGISAMFGSLRSAAQVYNPGHIVWELDSPIEIRTGHGLSVSTTWENFQSSLITRFRGVERTSTMIENAKTNILSSATGQAFNISAGHTEIHLRQNGNDLDAALTLQNTDVVMKDLPQLLPRFTANLDLTLTGRAGMIDGSDPNGTALYGTQGQMRSVSADLGDGKLITVSGPFSFDEQGYLSGKLKLRVEQIDAWRDSLSQAFPQIAPTLKTAANMLSALGRGKSASLDLTINRGKVFAGGFIQIGEIPPI
- a CDS encoding cupin domain-containing protein, giving the protein MKPEEIIATLGMQRHPEGGWYVETFRDEDGGARGHSTAIYYLLEAGERSHWHRVRDAAEVWHFYAGDPLRLRISEGETVEEVRLGSDLARGERPQAVVPANAWQAAEPLGRFTLVGCTVAPGFQFSSFEMAPPGWEPTG